CAGGAAAGTTAAATAACACTCAAATGAAATTCAGCACAAGCAGTGTACAAAAATTCATCAGTACATAAAACAAAGATGCAAAATTGCAAGAATGCATCAGAGAGTCAATGGTAGAGGTAGAATTTAATCATCTGAAAGCTTGTGGGAACAAGCCCACTTTCTCACAATGTTCACAACAACCCTTTGACTTCCTGAAGGAATCCCTCAACCAGAGAATAAGATGCCTAGAGACAATAAGCActgtgctgctggtgctgtagTCCAGCTGTTTGAACAGCTCGGCGGACTAGCCCCCTGTATGTTTGTGAACACACGTCAGACTCAAACGGGAAGAGGCAAGGAATGAGACTGGGGGGAGAAAAGGAGCTCTTGTAGAGAGAAACCCAGGAACTGGAAGAGAAGTGTAAAAACTCGCAGTTACCTGAAGGGAGGCTATCCTCTGCTCTATGTCACACTGGCACTGAACAGCCTCCTTCAGTTCTGTCTGGAGCAGCTGCCAGAGAGCCTGGGCCTTTTCCTGCAGAGGCAGTGGGATGAAATTCAGGACCAACTGCTTTTTGTGCCAAAGGTTAATTACATTaagtaaatacatacagtatggtgatTATATTTACATTCTGTATTCTAGTTTGACACAGGACTGAGTGGTATGCTACGAATGGGTAGAAATAGCTACAGTATGATCAATAATCATCATGTATCCAATATCCACTTTTAGGCTATGATCGCAGACTAGGCATGCGCAATGCCTTACTGTAGTAAATCTGGGCCAGTTGAGCACAGCAGGTagaagtaataaaataataatcattggTGCACTGtggtttattaaaacattttaaacccttgatttatctctctgCTCAGGCCTTTGAAGAACTTCATTAAGGCCCCCCATGAGTGCTACCTCTGACCCCGTCAAACCATTACACCGCCTAAACCGGCGATTGGCATGCAAACACAAGCGCCGCGCTTCACACAAAAACCGGCTGGTGAGTAGCTTGAAGAAGTCATTCATTAGGACAGAAATGGCTAAAACAGTGTCCAAGTACATATTTGAATTAGTCCAAGTTTGGGCGTGTGCTGGGGAGGGGGGTCAACAGCTCTAGGGTGCCTTACCGTGTACTGCCGCAGGGCACCGTCCAGCGCGGTCTTGGCGTGAGACCGGTGGCGCTGGGAACAGGCGCAGACGAAACAGATCGCCTCTCCATCCTCCTGGCAGAAGAGCTCCAGCCTCTCATCGTGCAGCGCGCAGTAGCTCTCCCTCTTTCTCTTCGCCGCCGCGTCTCTCTTCGCCGCCAGCTCTCTCACTCTTCCGACGATACTGCCCAGCAGCGGGGCATCCTGGGCAACTTTATGCGCCGCGGTCCTCCCGCAGAGCGGGCACCGAGCGCTCTCCTCGGGTCCCTCCCAGCGGCTACGGATACACTCCCTGCAGAAGTGGTGTCCGCATTCCAGCAGGACCGGGGCCTTGAGCAGGTCAGAACAGACCGGACAGCTCAGATCCCTGCGGAGTTTCTCCATCTGGTCTTCCGAACAATCCATCCCGCCCAGCTGGGTCGGCGTTAATCTCAGAGCCGCCGCAGCGAAAGcgcaaaaaaaaatgatttaagttTCGGTTCTTGGTGTATTGGGAGTGTCTACAAATCATCCTCTGCGCCTCCCTCTGAAGTTTTCAGCGTATCCGAGATGCCAATCGTGTCTCTAATAATTGCGCAGGTTTGCTATTGCGTCTACACAGCATTCAGATGAATGTTTTGCTGATTTTTCTGCTATTTTACTTTTCTTAAGGTTTCCTTCTTTGACCTCGGGGGCTTGTTTCTGCTGAGCGCTAAAATGCTTGAAAATGACGCGGGAGAAGATTTTATGTCAGGAACAGTATTTCTACAGTATGCATCTCGCCCGATACAATGTTCCTAAGGTTTAAATCTGACAAGTGGTTTTGCTCTTTGTCCCCCCTGCATTTGGCTGTCGTGAGAaacatgcttttaaaatgttgctTAACCACTGTCAAGGCTTTGACTGCTGCATAAGGATCTCATTAGTGAGAGAGGTGACTGGGCACAGGTGAATTAATGATTTAACTCACCGCTGATGAAAATCAAAAGCATTCCCCCAACACAGCTCTGTGAGACCTCGGTGTTTCCACTGAGCTGAGTTAGGTTAGTGTCCACAGGAAGAGGGTCAGACGCTTGGCACAAGTGTCATCATGCTAGGACTATATAAAAAGACCACAATGAGGTCACACTGTGCCCTATTTTAGGCCAGGAAGCTACACAGTGCCTTTGGGTATCATATTCTTCTTGTACTTATCAGCAAGGACGAACCTCAACACACATTCAGCTCTGTGCTCAGAAGCAACCAGAAGTCTGAATActaacaaataaataataactgAAGTGCTGGTTTTCTGTGGTTCTGTTTCTGCTTGAGCTCCTCTGAAACTGATACATGTGCTGGCTCTTCAGACAGAGCTGGTCCCTTTATTTCAATGGCAACTATGGTCTTCAGTACAGATCAATATTGGCACTGGTGCAGAACATCCAGAATATGGAGCTATCAGCCATAGTAATGGCCATCTGTGCAGCTCAGCCCTTCCTGTCAGTCCAGAGTAGTGATGGGTTTCTTCTGGTGTCTCATTAGTTAAGCATTTCATTTATGGTCTCAAAGGCACACGCTACAAGCCTTGCATTAAGTCCCATTCCtccattatataatattattattttcaaaatactttttacaAACTGTGACAGTTCTTTCTGATTTCATTGTTGCAAACTGATGGATGGGACTGTTGAAGCTTTCAAGAGAAATTGTTGCTTAGGAAGTCTGAGTTCCTCCAGCAGGTGTTCTGCTCTGCTGCCAGTAGGGGGCAGCAGTGACTGTTGACTTCTAGTAACAGTGAAGCAAGaccacctgagtgtgtgtgctgagGAATCTCTGAAGGCCAGTACAGTGTGTTACACTCGTGATTTGGTTCACAACAGATCTCTAGTGCCCTGCTACTGAAACATGCTTACTCTTTCCTTGGGATTGATTGCTTTGTCCTTGGGCCCACAACACTGGGAGACTGGTTAAGACAAGGCAGGCTCTGAAACTCCATTTTTCCTGAAATGATTTTGAAAGCAATTCAATTTAGAAAGCATAGCAATACGTTGAAGGCAAGCAGGTCAAACAATGATGACTAAAGAGCAGATCCAGTGAATGCTTGGAGGATCTAAGGACAGAAAGGGTCTGTGCGAGTCTGGAACCGTGGTGGAACGGAAAGCACAATCAACAGTAACTCTGAATCACGGAAAACTTTCACAAGCAAAAATGAATTGAACTGAGTTTttgaaaaagcatttttatacaGAGGAAGTGCATTAAGGTTGTAACTATTGTATTGaagtgaattattattataaaaaagtgGCATGTCATTAATTAAGAAGTGACACCAATAAAGGTGTAAGAGCATGCAGGAAggtgatttgttttctttttagtgcaaatttaaaacctaAAGGCCTTGCAGGTTTATGAGACCAGATGACAGCCCAGCTGTGTGAAATGCAGCCGACACATATAATTACAGAGGACGAGGCAGAGGTTAATTCTGCACTgagatgtaaaaagaaaaacatactggCCTTTGAATATGGAGCTTTCCTCAAATGTACCTAACACCCTGACCTCCACTATAATTACAATACAGTGAACTGTTTCACGGTCATACCAAACCAGTATAAGAGCCAGAATATCATAGTTCTGCAGCAGGAGATCATTAGATTTCTCCAATGAGAAAATACATCAGCAGGTGGGACACAGCATGCAGTTAGTTTAGGTAGGACAGGGCATTGAAGAAGGAGTTATCTTTTAATGGTTGCTACCTTTATGTAATATAAATCTTTTGTATTTCAACATGTTACGCTGCTTTGAGGAAAGCCACCTGCTTCTCTGAAGTCTGGCTTTTTGAGGACCAACTCTCAAGATTCATTCACTGATTCAGGAAAATGTACTTCCTTTTCCTAAACATCCTGACCTTACAAGACGACATCTTCACCACTACAACTTCACACGTTGTTAAGGGATGTTTTAGACCCTGAATCTAGTGAAGAATCCAGACAGCCCTGGGATTGGAAGAGCATGTGTTAAATGGTTAAATGGATTCAACTACGGGTAAGGAAGTGATAGCGATAGTAGTGATTGATGAGCTGAGCTGGGCTAGAGTGTAATTTGACAAGCTGCCCAGTGGGTGTCCCTCTTTGCCGAACACTGCAGCCTGATTGAAATTATTggacactttttaaaacttcGGGAAGTCTCAACCACTTAATTTAACTTCCCAGTAACTCCCTTCTCCCCACTGTTAGCTCTATATTGATATAATAGATTACATCCAGCTTTAGCCAACCAGGTAGAATATATACTGCACtctatttacaaatcctttttcttatttgttttttggcTGATGCCTGTGTCAATACAGACGTACAGAAGTGGGTAGAAGCAGACAATACTGCATACAAGGAATACAATTTGGATCACCACATATGCCGTCCATACAAGTCTCTTCTCTATGCACTACAATGACTTTAAATTGCCAGGTGTGTTTTAGGAATTCAAATCCACATCAGATCTTTCCTGTGCTTGGCTGTATAGTAGTGATGCACGGGTCGGCTTTTTTTTTACCCGCACCCGCTCaaaaatctttttctttttaacctgAGCatcactactgtacagtattaatattaGAATCATAACAAAGatcagaatttctttttttcttgtttgcttGGGCAGCTAACCCAAGGTGGAATCCCATTCAGACACAGTATTTCTTGAAAGACTCCATTAACACGTTGTGGGTTGCCATTCAAGTACTGAATTTCATGTGATAGTGTCGGTAGAGTTAAGGAGGCTGCCTGAGCACCGGCAGAGCGCGTGTTGTCTTCCCTGCAGTGTGCCGGTGTGTAGTCGTCTGCAGAGATTTTGGTTCTCTGGTACAGGAGAGAAATCTTTCTCCAAGTGGAGAAATTAGTTTGTGTCACCAGTGAGGGGAACACATTCGGTTCTGCCGTGAACGCCGTCTGAGGGCGCGTGGGGATCTTAAATTGTAGCGCTGATTGGCGTCAGGTGTGGAAGCTGCACATTCCCACGCGCCGCTGAGTAGGAagtgcagtgggaggtgtgttccactgtcacatactgtaagcaaCAAATGttcaaacctttaaaaaaaaagacttgcagATGCTCCATCTAAGCAACTTATTAGTTAGTAAGTGATTAGGGTTGGCTGGAATGAAACTCCACAGGTGTGTGGGGCTCCAGGACCAGCTTTTGGAACCACCAGCTAGGCTCCTAACAACCTCATTGGGCTCATTACTGGCTCAACTGGACCCGTTTAGCAGCTCTTCAGTCTCTGTGGCTTTAGAGAGAGCTGGAAACACTtgcagacacaccagccctccagaaccaggactggacacccttgAGGAGAGACAGTAGGGGGTCATCAGGACCAGTacaccaggactggacacccctgaaTAGAGACAGTCGGGGGTCAACTGGGCCAGTTCaccagcttctcccagctcctcAGATGTTGTGGCAGGGGGAAGGTGGCCTGATAAAAGCTGGGGCCTCACCGGCTGGATTCAAAGCCCATAGCTGTGATGAAGACGTTGACGAGTACAGTGAAGAACACCAGCACTGTGGAGGCGTCGTTCATGAGGTTCAGCTTCGGCTGTTTCCTCACATCGTTGAGGTCATACCTTACTGGAGATGGACAGAAAGGGCAAAGGTCAGAGGCCAATGACACTGCAAAAGCAAATCTTTACAAAGACAATGAGACCACACTGGGTTTATGAGCTGCAGATACTTATACAAGCTGACACCTCTTGCACTGTACAGTCTCAATCATGTATCCTAATGAGTTCCCTTGAGTATATATTTCACATGTAGATGTAGAACAACGAATCATTTAACCAGGgatttcacttacagtatttacCCTATATCAGACTGTCAGCATTCAAACTATTAAGCATTAGACCAATACCTTTAATGTTCTAAAGATACAAGTTCCAGATGTTTTATGGGGCATGTGCAACTTGTAATACCTAAGAGTGACATTGGGTGACTGGACATTTCATAATCCCAAATGCCTGGGGTGTGGGCTGTATTTAAACACAGCAGGGTTGTAaccctgaaaaaaaattaaacctcgTACCCTGCGCATTGTCTGTATTTTCTCCCAGAGACGTGATAACTCGATAATCGGTTCCAACGGAAGTTGGATGTGACCATGGTCAGTTTTGTTGTTGCGTGCTGGAGAGATGGTGGCTGACAAGTCTACACTTCCAGTCATACACGAGGAGACCCTTCCTGTTATCCTCACCTAGGAAAATGAGCAGGAGGCCGACGGTGATCTGCAGAAGCATTGACAAGGAGATGAGGACAACCAGAGGGTAGTAGTATTGGTAATCTGGCCCCTCCTGGAGCACAGTCTTGAGCTGAGATGAGTTGGCCATCAGCAGAGCTATATCCAGCATGCTTTGCGCTGCACTCTTCTTTGTAGCATAATGGTTCATATTGATTGGTTTTCTGAGACCTTCTGTCTGGTTGTTGTCCTGTCCACAGGAGGGGAACAAAGGGTTTAACAGGCAACCCAGTAGTATACAAACTTCAATATATGTTTCTACCTCCATTGAACTGAAGATTTCCATCCCATTACAATCCAAAACGTTTTGACGTGAATTTTCAATATGTGTAATGTGAAGGCTGCCCCAACTCTGCAAGCATCACTCCTCTTTTCTGTGTGCTGGGCAATATCATCGACCATTTTGTAGTTTTCAAAATCAATCATGTTTAGTGATTCAGGGCACTTCTCTTGATTTCTGAGTAGCACTAGAAACCACCTTGGTGCAAGGTTAAGGCGATACTGACTCAAAAAAAGAATTATACAAGTGAAGGCAAATTGTAACCCGGTATTGCACAATACTTTTAGTTCAGTCTTTCCAGGGTGGAAACTATAAAAAAATGCAGATATTATTTCCTTATTCTAACATGTGCTTCCTTCTTTTAAAAGTGGAATGTATTTAGaacttttcagaaataaaattgcAACACAAAGTTTCTGACTGGGCTTTAGTAATCCTAATTCTCCAAAAACACTCTTCTGCTCTAAAAACACGTGATCTACCGATGATGACTGACATTGCCGTTTCCTGTGAAGAAAGCAGATTTGTTTGTTTCGCTTGGAAGAAATGTGTTCCAATCTCGTGAGAGAGAGCCCCAACAAAAAGCAGTGTTTTTGCAATCTGCCCATTTCTGTTTTGCTGTGGAGGTGCCCTATCAGTTCTGCGTGACTTTCACTCGTGGCTTCTGTCCTTTTCATTCATACTGTCGAAACAATCTGGCAGAGCTTCACTGATAAGCGTGGCTACAATGCCTGGattaaaaaagtacacaagtaCAAGTATTGCCTTCTTGCTGGTTTACTTCTGGACAGACCTTGTTTTAAAATCCAGGGCTCCGTGGAGTGATTCAGGCTCCTGTTGGGTTCACACTAGAAGAGGGGTCTCTAACCACGAACAGGGGTCTCGGTCCCGCAGAGACTCGATTCAGCATGTTTTACAGACCCCCCTTAAATCACCGTTCTTCACGGACCTGGAACAGTTACACTGCAGCCCCCAGAGATCAGACTTCTCCTAATTAAGCACAGTACGTAATGGTGGCCTATTGAACTAACCGGACTGGGGGCTGTATCAGGGTTCAACACCTCTGCACTACATTGTGCTGCTTCTATTACCATGTGCCAGATACTAGGCAACCTGGCGAGTGAAGCTGTAGAGTACATTCGCTATTATTCATGCGAGGAGTGGTCagctctggtcctggagagccacagcccaGCAGGTTGGACAGGTCACCTGTTTCTTAAGATTACAAATACCTATAAATTATTAATCAATTAAGTAAATAGTGCATTCAATTGATAAGAGCAGAGGAGTAAGAGAACACTGATCCTTAAGGTTGCTTTGGTCCACAGGGAAGTAATGACAAATCATGATTTTTGAAATACTTAAAATTGACAATCATCTTAAGtacatttatatgaaatttaGTTAATTTATGGCCACC
This genomic window from Lepisosteus oculatus isolate fLepOcu1 chromosome 2, fLepOcu1.hap2, whole genome shotgun sequence contains:
- the LOC102688218 gene encoding ninjurin-2; protein product: MEKNERIPVNGEDIPLRELGGAEMTDNNQTEGLRKPINMNHYATKKSAAQSMLDIALLMANSSQLKTVLQEGPDYQYYYPLVVLISLSMLLQITVGLLLIFLVRYDLNDVRKQPKLNLMNDASTVLVFFTVLVNVFITAMGFESSR